In Bacteroidia bacterium, the following are encoded in one genomic region:
- a CDS encoding LytTR family transcriptional regulator — MDACQLRTKKVLKNETYIYLRADYSLQKIELSEIQWIEGLDDYLKIQLKDKKPVVVRMTMKAILEKLPSSEFVRIHRSYIVPFEKIQHVRNKTVFLEQKEFPIGNSYEEEFMKLFSGSSRSL, encoded by the coding sequence TTGGACGCCTGCCAATTGAGAACGAAAAAGGTTTTAAAGAATGAGACTTATATCTACCTCAGAGCAGATTATAGTTTGCAAAAAATAGAGCTAAGTGAGATTCAATGGATTGAAGGTTTGGATGATTATTTGAAAATTCAATTAAAGGATAAGAAACCGGTAGTGGTTCGAATGACCATGAAAGCTATTTTGGAAAAATTGCCATCTTCAGAATTTGTTCGTATACACCGTTCCTACATAGTGCCCTTTGAAAAAATTCAGCATGTTCGAAACAAAACTGTTTTTTTAGAACAAAAGGAATTTCCTATTGGAAACAGTTATGAGGAGGAGTTCATGAAATTATTTTCTGGGAGTTCCCGGTCGCTTTAA
- a CDS encoding alkaline phosphatase D family protein: MKHFTNLLTFLFLFSFLPSSKSQFISHGPVFGGVTDHSIRVYIRTASAQAFTIEYGIDSLFSSFNTWSDATDSLLDYSKIVTLSDLQSNTNYFFRFRFDSQIDSRIGSCKTFPMEGSKTYLKFTTGSCQETANMKVFDVMKAHRPNLFIHTGDFTYPSYQLDNSYPAVYSQVQKSWRRKYNENRTKEMLWSVPIDYINDDDDGWGSAKYKNTYYTFDSINGHLVNFILTDSIPEIHRTNVKKAYVEYFPGYELPDTSVALYHSFKVGNCEFFFLDTRNDKDAEADAFVYNPDSNLWSFVPDTGHRIISQAQMDWLKTGLLQSTADWKFIAGGVPFNKSMRRLIEIGIRLQSYTFQLSSQGINSTGMHLALAFAGYWPGYPTSQTELLDFIENNHLHDVLFISGDTHHNVMDDGTNSGIPEINASGLSVTNTSLAYYLNLYAPVFGQPSLQDSLWNQGGNGLGNMNFKNAFGEIQVFGSDSVQLCVIDEDDIALSCFTSIHSSILGNKPIQTFSNEVQLFPVPSLDQVFIELPFNYNTKELVKVQLFDLEGKLLQQWQEQSGLLMISTQSLTPGYYLVQISCNGDSWNKKLLKE, translated from the coding sequence ATGAAGCACTTCACTAACCTGCTTACCTTTCTTTTCCTTTTTTCATTTTTACCTTCTTCCAAATCACAGTTCATAAGCCATGGTCCTGTCTTTGGTGGGGTGACCGACCATTCCATACGGGTATACATTCGCACAGCTTCTGCACAGGCTTTTACCATTGAATATGGCATCGATTCCCTTTTTTCATCCTTTAACACCTGGTCCGATGCTACCGATAGTCTGCTCGACTATTCTAAAATTGTTACCCTTTCTGATTTGCAATCCAATACCAACTATTTCTTCCGCTTTCGTTTCGATTCACAAATCGATTCACGGATTGGAAGTTGCAAAACTTTTCCGATGGAGGGAAGTAAAACTTATTTGAAGTTTACTACCGGCAGCTGCCAGGAAACCGCTAATATGAAGGTTTTCGATGTTATGAAAGCTCATCGTCCGAATTTATTTATTCATACAGGGGACTTTACTTACCCCAGTTACCAACTTGATAACTCCTATCCGGCAGTATACAGCCAGGTGCAAAAATCGTGGCGTAGGAAATACAATGAAAACCGAACCAAAGAAATGTTATGGTCGGTTCCCATCGATTATATCAACGACGATGACGATGGTTGGGGCTCTGCAAAATACAAAAACACCTACTACACCTTCGACTCCATAAACGGTCACTTGGTTAATTTTATTCTCACTGATAGCATCCCGGAAATTCACCGCACCAACGTCAAAAAAGCATACGTAGAATATTTCCCCGGCTATGAATTACCCGACACTTCCGTGGCATTATACCATTCTTTTAAGGTTGGAAATTGCGAATTCTTTTTCCTCGACACTCGAAACGACAAAGATGCCGAAGCCGATGCATTTGTTTACAATCCCGACAGCAACTTATGGAGCTTTGTTCCTGACACCGGCCATCGAATCATCAGCCAGGCTCAGATGGATTGGCTTAAAACCGGTTTGCTTCAATCTACTGCAGATTGGAAATTTATTGCCGGTGGAGTTCCTTTTAATAAAAGTATGCGTCGTTTGATTGAAATTGGAATTAGATTACAATCCTATACCTTCCAATTATCGTCTCAAGGAATTAACAGCACCGGAATGCATTTGGCCTTGGCCTTTGCCGGTTATTGGCCGGGTTACCCAACCAGCCAAACCGAATTGCTGGATTTCATTGAAAACAACCACCTGCATGACGTTTTATTTATTTCGGGCGATACTCACCACAATGTGATGGATGATGGAACAAACTCCGGTATTCCGGAAATTAACGCAAGCGGATTAAGCGTAACCAATACCAGCTTGGCTTATTACCTCAATCTTTATGCCCCGGTTTTTGGCCAACCATCCTTACAAGATTCCTTGTGGAACCAAGGGGGAAATGGACTTGGTAATATGAATTTCAAAAATGCTTTTGGAGAAATCCAGGTTTTTGGGAGCGACTCGGTTCAATTATGTGTAATTGATGAAGACGATATTGCCCTGAGTTGCTTCACTTCTATACACTCTTCCATACTTGGAAATAAACCAATTCAGACTTTTAGCAATGAGGTTCAACTATTTCCGGTACCAAGCCTGGATCAAGTATTTATCGAATTACCATTCAACTACAACACCAAAGAATTAGTTAAAGTTCAGTTGTTTGACTTAGAAGGCAAACTTCTTCAACAATGGCAAGAACAAAGCGGCCTGCTTATGATTTCAACTCAATCACTTACTCCCGGATATTACCTCGTACAAATTTCTTGTAACGGAGATTCTTGGAATAAGAAACTGCTGAAAGAATAA
- a CDS encoding SRPBCC family protein: MSTNFIEIEVEIGLTPEKVWSYWTESKHIMNWNFAIPEWHCPFAVNDLRVGGNFTYRMEAKDGSFGFDFGGTFTEVEPHKLVAYTLGDGRKVRIVIEPVENGVKITEFFEPENQNPLEMQRGGWLSILTNFKTYAESQG, from the coding sequence ATGAGCACAAATTTTATTGAAATTGAAGTAGAAATTGGATTAACTCCGGAGAAAGTATGGAGCTATTGGACAGAATCCAAGCATATTATGAATTGGAATTTTGCTATTCCGGAATGGCATTGTCCGTTTGCCGTGAATGACCTTAGAGTAGGCGGAAATTTCACCTATCGCATGGAGGCAAAAGATGGAAGTTTCGGGTTTGATTTCGGCGGAACTTTTACAGAAGTTGAACCACATAAGCTTGTGGCATATACCTTGGGAGATGGTAGAAAAGTTAGGATAGTCATAGAGCCGGTGGAAAATGGGGTAAAGATTACCGAATTTTTTGAGCCGGAGAATCAGAATCCATTGGAGATGCAACGCGGAGGCTGGTTAAGCATACTAACTAATTTTAAAACCTATGCGGAGTCGCAAGGATAA
- a CDS encoding DUF445 family protein: protein MLYSLPFIAAFVGWLTNWIALKLMFYPQKPINFYFFELQGIFPKRQQEVAQQIAKMVSAELISFNDIRTKLNSPEQLNDIKMHIDEKINDYLCHTFPSNYPITSWFFGHHQRQGIREDLILEVEKFTPEIIQKYTDNLEGELNIERMVGEKISTMDPMHFEVIINGIMKKEFALLSIVGGVLGFTVGLVQLAILSI from the coding sequence ATGCTATATTCATTGCCCTTTATTGCTGCCTTTGTAGGGTGGTTAACCAACTGGATTGCTCTTAAATTGATGTTTTATCCTCAAAAGCCGATTAATTTTTATTTTTTCGAATTGCAGGGAATTTTTCCGAAAAGGCAGCAGGAAGTAGCTCAACAAATTGCCAAAATGGTATCGGCAGAATTAATTTCATTCAATGATATACGTACTAAATTGAATAGTCCGGAGCAGTTGAATGATATAAAAATGCATATTGATGAGAAGATTAATGATTACTTATGTCATACATTCCCTTCAAATTATCCAATTACATCCTGGTTTTTTGGCCATCATCAACGTCAAGGAATTCGTGAAGATTTAATATTGGAAGTTGAGAAATTTACTCCTGAAATTATTCAGAAATATACGGATAATTTGGAAGGTGAGTTAAATATTGAACGAATGGTTGGAGAGAAAATATCGACGATGGACCCTATGCATTTTGAAGTAATAATTAATGGAATTATGAAAAAAGAGTTTGCCTTGCTAAGCATAGTAGGCGGAGTATTAGGGTTTACAGTAGGTTTGGTACAACTGGCCATTTTGAGTATTTAG